From a region of the Salminus brasiliensis chromosome 4, fSalBra1.hap2, whole genome shotgun sequence genome:
- the sobpa gene encoding sine oculis-binding protein homolog A isoform X1 encodes MAEMEKEGRPPESKRSRKPAHPVKREINAEMKVPTEMPLPGAGQGGGLHGNLPDVMSFAENTMNELLGWYGYDKVELRDSDDIEIRNYPDGELRQHISVLKENSLPKASASENSGSPPHANSSSSTPTPRNGVAAETAANPSSSTTVAKEQGGLPIIVPLIPPPLIKPPAEEDLSNVQIMCAWCQKVGVKRYSLSMGSELKSFCSEKCFAACRRAYFKRNKLGYVRNCNAREEEASTQHSLSKDTPRLVLKTNSDALVCDWCKHIRHTKEYLDFGSGERRLQFCSAKCLNQYKMDIFYKETQAALPAGLCNPVHPAGEGKSEGSPGVQLLTPESWSAPLSELRARKAPSPGGATSGVGHSGSASGSPSEHGPMCSSLSSSSSTKIPTPRPHESPTLPPPPPPPPGPGLHPPLGVPPGSPPMVMTPRGPMPLPLFMEHQMMQQMRPPFLRPPGPNSPLPNPMIPGIGPPPPPPRTLGPPSSPMHRPLLSPHIHPTSTPTLAGNPPGMMPPHPGTHIPGLPFPPVNIMPAGPIPVPPMMNFGMPSLAPLVPPPMLLVPYPVIVPLPVPIPIPVPIPVGPKASGDRPGNDGMLPEVSGEHSNSQDLPFSPDLSRGGDSGVHKQGPSSSDVLSPGVSGQTERGRTSMMDLAVKTESPGSGSSTLSNSGSPTDTPANGIIDLTTNRRSRQQQVIQRAVPCVQVKPEPDLTPLAGQAVSQLSDCEANERDSDSTGPIENLHRDRDSEPNSPMNTVVLPCADPSFCSATPPLPQLGTCTLSAPTASISTTKTEPGSATPCNVIVNGGCSMQLLEPTVRSPPLEQRPPVEPCRRTTTVCNEPAEGEDLKENSCTAIERDTAGKRALSEQANAPGGAGDEKSQEAEDAASGADHAYALPLMPKPGCVIQPVPKPAEKTAGILPCGLTAPLAAAGAAELEPPLKRRCLRIRNQNK; translated from the exons GTCCCGACTGAGATGCCCCTCCCAGGGGCGGGGCAGGGGGGCGGTCTCCATGGCAACCTGCCTGATGTGATG AGCTTTGCTGAGAACACGATGAACGAGCTGCTGGGTTGGTACGGCTACGACAAGGTGGAGCTACGAGACTCGGACGACATTGAGATACGCAACTATCCCGATGGAGAACTCCGACAGCACATCTCTGTGCTGAAAG AAAACTCTTTGCCAAAAGCGTCTGCGTCCGAAAACAGCGGTTCCCCTCCTCACGCCaacagctccagctccacccCCACACCCCGGAACGGCGTTGCCGCGGAAACGGCTGCTAACCCCTCCTCCTCGACGACAGTTGCCAAGGAGCAAGGGGGCTTGCCAATCATAGTGCCCCTGATCCCACCCCCTCTCATCAAACCACCAGCAG AGGAGGACCTGTCCAACGTTCAGATCATGTGTGCTTGGTGTCAGAAGGTCGGAGTGAAGCGCTATTCCCTCAGCATGGGCTCCGAGCTGAAGAGCTTCTGCAGTGAGAAGTGCTTCGCAGCGTGCCGTCGCGCCTACTTCAAACGCAACAAG CTGGGATATGTAAGGAATTGCAAT GCCAGAGAGGAGGAGGCCTCTACGCAGCACAGCTTGTCCAAAGACACGCCCAGACTTGTCCTCAAGACAAACAGCGATGCGCTT GTGTGTGACTGGTGCAAGCACATCCGCCACACTAAGGAGTACCTGGACTTCGGGTCAGGCGAGAGACGCCTGCAGTTCTGCAGCGCAAAGTGTCTGAACCAGTACAAGATGGACATCTTCTACAAAGAGACCCAGGCAGCCCTGCCAGCTGGGCTGTGCAACCCCGTTCATCCGGCTGGGGAGGGTAAGTCAGAGGGAAGCCCCGGGGTGCAGCTTCTTACCCCGGAGTCTTGGAGCGCTCCTCTGAGTGAGCTGCGTGCCCGCAAGGCTCCCTCACCAGGGGGCGCCACGTCCGGGGTCGGGCACTCTGGGTCAGCATCGGGATCGCCTTCTGAGCATGGACCCATGTGTTCGTCTTTATCATCTTCATCGTCCACGAAAATCCCCACGCCGAGGCCGCATGAAAGTCCGACGTTACCGcctccccctccaccaccacctggGCCTGGACTCCACCCGCCACTCGGAGTGCCACCCGGCAGCCCTCCTATGGTGATGACTCCTCGTGGCCCGATGCCACTTCCCCTCTTTATGGAGCACCAAATGATGCAGCAAATGCGCCCTCCATTCCTTCGGCCTCCTGGCCCCAACAGCCCGCTCCCTAATCCCATGATACCTGGCATTGGgccaccccctcctcctcctcgaaCCCTGGGCCCCCCGTCGAGCCCAATGCATCGCCCCCTTCTCTCACCCCACATTCACCCTACCTCCACTCCTACCCTTGCAGGTAACCCACCTGGAATGATGCCCCCTCATCCGGGTACTCACATTCCCGGACTGCCCTTCCCTCCTGTTAACATCATGCCAGCTGGGCCCATTCCAGTGCCACCAATGATGAACTTTGGCATGCCGTCACTTGCGCCCCTTGTGCCCCCTCCAATGCTCTTAGTGCCGTATCCAGTAATTGTGCCGTTACCGGTGCCAATACCCATCCCAGTTCCCATCCCGGTCGGTCCAAAGGCATCGGGAGATCGTCCGGGGAACGACGGGATGCTTCCGGAGGTGTCAGGTGAGCACAGCAACTCGCAGGACTTGCCTTTCTCCCCTGATTTGTCCAGAGGAGGAGACAGCGGAGTTCATAAGCAGGGTCCCTCAAGCTCGGACGTGCTTTCTCCGGGGGTATCCGGTCAGACAGAACGGGGCAGGACAAGCATGATGGATCTCGCTGTTAAAACCGAAAGCCCCGGAAGCGGAAGTTCCACTTTGTCAAATTCAGGATCTCCTACAGACACACCAGCAAATGGAATCATTGATTTAACGACAAATCGTCGCTCCAGACAGCAGCAGGTCATCCAGAGGGCCGTGCCATGTGTGCAAGTGAAGCCAGAGCCTGACTTGACTCCACTCGCAGGGCAAGCTGTGTCACAACTGAGCGATTGCGAAGCGAATGAGAGAGACTCTGACAGCACGGGGCCAATAGAGAACttgcacagagacagagacagcgaGCCTAACAGCCCAATGAACACTGTCGTGCTGCCGTGTGCTGACCCTTCCTTCTGCAGTGCCACGCCCCCGCTGCCTCAGCTGGGTACATGCACCCTTTCTGCTCCCACagccagcatctccacaacaaAAACAGAGCCAGGAAGCGCCACACCTTGTAATGTCATTGTCAATGGGGGTTGCAGCATGCAGCTGCTGGAGCCCACCGTCCGGAGCCCACCTCTGGAACAGCGCCCCCCTGTGGAACCATGCCGCAGGACAACCACAGTCTGCAACgagccagcagagggagaggaCCTGAAGGAAAACAGCTGTACGGCCATTGAGAGGGACACAGCAGGTAAGAGAGCCTTGTCCGAGCAGGCCAATGCTCCGGGAGGCGCAGGAGACGAGAAGTCCCAAGAGGCAGAGGACGCGGCGTCTGGAGCTGACCACGCCTACGCTCTGCCACTTATGCCCAAACCAGGCTGTGTCATTCAGCCTGTGCCTAAACCAGCAGAGAAGACGGCAGGCATCCTGCCATGCGGCCTGACTGCTCCTTTAGCAGCAGCGGGAGCGGCAGAGCTGGAGCCCCCGCTGAAGAGGAGGTGCCTGCGCATTCGCAATCAGAACAagtga
- the sobpa gene encoding sine oculis-binding protein homolog A isoform X3 — protein sequence MAEMEKEGRPPESKRSRKPAHPVKREINAEMKVPTEMPLPGAGQGGGLHGNLPDVMSFAENTMNELLGWYGYDKVELRDSDDIEIRNYPDGELRQHISVLKENSLPKASASENSGSPPHANSSSSTPTPRNGVAAETAANPSSSTTVAKEQGGLPIIVPLIPPPLIKPPAEEDLSNVQIMCAWCQKVGVKRYSLSMGSELKSFCSEKCFAACRRAYFKRNKLGYVRNCNVCDWCKHIRHTKEYLDFGSGERRLQFCSAKCLNQYKMDIFYKETQAALPAGLCNPVHPAGEGKSEGSPGVQLLTPESWSAPLSELRARKAPSPGGATSGVGHSGSASGSPSEHGPMCSSLSSSSSTKIPTPRPHESPTLPPPPPPPPGPGLHPPLGVPPGSPPMVMTPRGPMPLPLFMEHQMMQQMRPPFLRPPGPNSPLPNPMIPGIGPPPPPPRTLGPPSSPMHRPLLSPHIHPTSTPTLAGNPPGMMPPHPGTHIPGLPFPPVNIMPAGPIPVPPMMNFGMPSLAPLVPPPMLLVPYPVIVPLPVPIPIPVPIPVGPKASGDRPGNDGMLPEVSGEHSNSQDLPFSPDLSRGGDSGVHKQGPSSSDVLSPGVSGQTERGRTSMMDLAVKTESPGSGSSTLSNSGSPTDTPANGIIDLTTNRRSRQQQVIQRAVPCVQVKPEPDLTPLAGQAVSQLSDCEANERDSDSTGPIENLHRDRDSEPNSPMNTVVLPCADPSFCSATPPLPQLGTCTLSAPTASISTTKTEPGSATPCNVIVNGGCSMQLLEPTVRSPPLEQRPPVEPCRRTTTVCNEPAEGEDLKENSCTAIERDTAGKRALSEQANAPGGAGDEKSQEAEDAASGADHAYALPLMPKPGCVIQPVPKPAEKTAGILPCGLTAPLAAAGAAELEPPLKRRCLRIRNQNK from the exons GTCCCGACTGAGATGCCCCTCCCAGGGGCGGGGCAGGGGGGCGGTCTCCATGGCAACCTGCCTGATGTGATG AGCTTTGCTGAGAACACGATGAACGAGCTGCTGGGTTGGTACGGCTACGACAAGGTGGAGCTACGAGACTCGGACGACATTGAGATACGCAACTATCCCGATGGAGAACTCCGACAGCACATCTCTGTGCTGAAAG AAAACTCTTTGCCAAAAGCGTCTGCGTCCGAAAACAGCGGTTCCCCTCCTCACGCCaacagctccagctccacccCCACACCCCGGAACGGCGTTGCCGCGGAAACGGCTGCTAACCCCTCCTCCTCGACGACAGTTGCCAAGGAGCAAGGGGGCTTGCCAATCATAGTGCCCCTGATCCCACCCCCTCTCATCAAACCACCAGCAG AGGAGGACCTGTCCAACGTTCAGATCATGTGTGCTTGGTGTCAGAAGGTCGGAGTGAAGCGCTATTCCCTCAGCATGGGCTCCGAGCTGAAGAGCTTCTGCAGTGAGAAGTGCTTCGCAGCGTGCCGTCGCGCCTACTTCAAACGCAACAAG CTGGGATATGTAAGGAATTGCAAT GTGTGTGACTGGTGCAAGCACATCCGCCACACTAAGGAGTACCTGGACTTCGGGTCAGGCGAGAGACGCCTGCAGTTCTGCAGCGCAAAGTGTCTGAACCAGTACAAGATGGACATCTTCTACAAAGAGACCCAGGCAGCCCTGCCAGCTGGGCTGTGCAACCCCGTTCATCCGGCTGGGGAGGGTAAGTCAGAGGGAAGCCCCGGGGTGCAGCTTCTTACCCCGGAGTCTTGGAGCGCTCCTCTGAGTGAGCTGCGTGCCCGCAAGGCTCCCTCACCAGGGGGCGCCACGTCCGGGGTCGGGCACTCTGGGTCAGCATCGGGATCGCCTTCTGAGCATGGACCCATGTGTTCGTCTTTATCATCTTCATCGTCCACGAAAATCCCCACGCCGAGGCCGCATGAAAGTCCGACGTTACCGcctccccctccaccaccacctggGCCTGGACTCCACCCGCCACTCGGAGTGCCACCCGGCAGCCCTCCTATGGTGATGACTCCTCGTGGCCCGATGCCACTTCCCCTCTTTATGGAGCACCAAATGATGCAGCAAATGCGCCCTCCATTCCTTCGGCCTCCTGGCCCCAACAGCCCGCTCCCTAATCCCATGATACCTGGCATTGGgccaccccctcctcctcctcgaaCCCTGGGCCCCCCGTCGAGCCCAATGCATCGCCCCCTTCTCTCACCCCACATTCACCCTACCTCCACTCCTACCCTTGCAGGTAACCCACCTGGAATGATGCCCCCTCATCCGGGTACTCACATTCCCGGACTGCCCTTCCCTCCTGTTAACATCATGCCAGCTGGGCCCATTCCAGTGCCACCAATGATGAACTTTGGCATGCCGTCACTTGCGCCCCTTGTGCCCCCTCCAATGCTCTTAGTGCCGTATCCAGTAATTGTGCCGTTACCGGTGCCAATACCCATCCCAGTTCCCATCCCGGTCGGTCCAAAGGCATCGGGAGATCGTCCGGGGAACGACGGGATGCTTCCGGAGGTGTCAGGTGAGCACAGCAACTCGCAGGACTTGCCTTTCTCCCCTGATTTGTCCAGAGGAGGAGACAGCGGAGTTCATAAGCAGGGTCCCTCAAGCTCGGACGTGCTTTCTCCGGGGGTATCCGGTCAGACAGAACGGGGCAGGACAAGCATGATGGATCTCGCTGTTAAAACCGAAAGCCCCGGAAGCGGAAGTTCCACTTTGTCAAATTCAGGATCTCCTACAGACACACCAGCAAATGGAATCATTGATTTAACGACAAATCGTCGCTCCAGACAGCAGCAGGTCATCCAGAGGGCCGTGCCATGTGTGCAAGTGAAGCCAGAGCCTGACTTGACTCCACTCGCAGGGCAAGCTGTGTCACAACTGAGCGATTGCGAAGCGAATGAGAGAGACTCTGACAGCACGGGGCCAATAGAGAACttgcacagagacagagacagcgaGCCTAACAGCCCAATGAACACTGTCGTGCTGCCGTGTGCTGACCCTTCCTTCTGCAGTGCCACGCCCCCGCTGCCTCAGCTGGGTACATGCACCCTTTCTGCTCCCACagccagcatctccacaacaaAAACAGAGCCAGGAAGCGCCACACCTTGTAATGTCATTGTCAATGGGGGTTGCAGCATGCAGCTGCTGGAGCCCACCGTCCGGAGCCCACCTCTGGAACAGCGCCCCCCTGTGGAACCATGCCGCAGGACAACCACAGTCTGCAACgagccagcagagggagaggaCCTGAAGGAAAACAGCTGTACGGCCATTGAGAGGGACACAGCAGGTAAGAGAGCCTTGTCCGAGCAGGCCAATGCTCCGGGAGGCGCAGGAGACGAGAAGTCCCAAGAGGCAGAGGACGCGGCGTCTGGAGCTGACCACGCCTACGCTCTGCCACTTATGCCCAAACCAGGCTGTGTCATTCAGCCTGTGCCTAAACCAGCAGAGAAGACGGCAGGCATCCTGCCATGCGGCCTGACTGCTCCTTTAGCAGCAGCGGGAGCGGCAGAGCTGGAGCCCCCGCTGAAGAGGAGGTGCCTGCGCATTCGCAATCAGAACAagtga
- the sobpa gene encoding sine oculis-binding protein homolog A isoform X4 produces MAEMEKEGRPPESKRSRKPAHPVKREINAEMKVPTEMPLPGAGQGGGLHGNLPDVMSFAENTMNELLGWYGYDKVELRDSDDIEIRNYPDGELRQHISVLKENSLPKASASENSGSPPHANSSSSTPTPRNGVAAETAANPSSSTTVAKEQGGLPIIVPLIPPPLIKPPAEEDLSNVQIMCAWCQKVGVKRYSLSMGSELKSFCSEKCFAACRRAYFKRNKVCDWCKHIRHTKEYLDFGSGERRLQFCSAKCLNQYKMDIFYKETQAALPAGLCNPVHPAGEGKSEGSPGVQLLTPESWSAPLSELRARKAPSPGGATSGVGHSGSASGSPSEHGPMCSSLSSSSSTKIPTPRPHESPTLPPPPPPPPGPGLHPPLGVPPGSPPMVMTPRGPMPLPLFMEHQMMQQMRPPFLRPPGPNSPLPNPMIPGIGPPPPPPRTLGPPSSPMHRPLLSPHIHPTSTPTLAGNPPGMMPPHPGTHIPGLPFPPVNIMPAGPIPVPPMMNFGMPSLAPLVPPPMLLVPYPVIVPLPVPIPIPVPIPVGPKASGDRPGNDGMLPEVSGEHSNSQDLPFSPDLSRGGDSGVHKQGPSSSDVLSPGVSGQTERGRTSMMDLAVKTESPGSGSSTLSNSGSPTDTPANGIIDLTTNRRSRQQQVIQRAVPCVQVKPEPDLTPLAGQAVSQLSDCEANERDSDSTGPIENLHRDRDSEPNSPMNTVVLPCADPSFCSATPPLPQLGTCTLSAPTASISTTKTEPGSATPCNVIVNGGCSMQLLEPTVRSPPLEQRPPVEPCRRTTTVCNEPAEGEDLKENSCTAIERDTAGKRALSEQANAPGGAGDEKSQEAEDAASGADHAYALPLMPKPGCVIQPVPKPAEKTAGILPCGLTAPLAAAGAAELEPPLKRRCLRIRNQNK; encoded by the exons GTCCCGACTGAGATGCCCCTCCCAGGGGCGGGGCAGGGGGGCGGTCTCCATGGCAACCTGCCTGATGTGATG AGCTTTGCTGAGAACACGATGAACGAGCTGCTGGGTTGGTACGGCTACGACAAGGTGGAGCTACGAGACTCGGACGACATTGAGATACGCAACTATCCCGATGGAGAACTCCGACAGCACATCTCTGTGCTGAAAG AAAACTCTTTGCCAAAAGCGTCTGCGTCCGAAAACAGCGGTTCCCCTCCTCACGCCaacagctccagctccacccCCACACCCCGGAACGGCGTTGCCGCGGAAACGGCTGCTAACCCCTCCTCCTCGACGACAGTTGCCAAGGAGCAAGGGGGCTTGCCAATCATAGTGCCCCTGATCCCACCCCCTCTCATCAAACCACCAGCAG AGGAGGACCTGTCCAACGTTCAGATCATGTGTGCTTGGTGTCAGAAGGTCGGAGTGAAGCGCTATTCCCTCAGCATGGGCTCCGAGCTGAAGAGCTTCTGCAGTGAGAAGTGCTTCGCAGCGTGCCGTCGCGCCTACTTCAAACGCAACAAG GTGTGTGACTGGTGCAAGCACATCCGCCACACTAAGGAGTACCTGGACTTCGGGTCAGGCGAGAGACGCCTGCAGTTCTGCAGCGCAAAGTGTCTGAACCAGTACAAGATGGACATCTTCTACAAAGAGACCCAGGCAGCCCTGCCAGCTGGGCTGTGCAACCCCGTTCATCCGGCTGGGGAGGGTAAGTCAGAGGGAAGCCCCGGGGTGCAGCTTCTTACCCCGGAGTCTTGGAGCGCTCCTCTGAGTGAGCTGCGTGCCCGCAAGGCTCCCTCACCAGGGGGCGCCACGTCCGGGGTCGGGCACTCTGGGTCAGCATCGGGATCGCCTTCTGAGCATGGACCCATGTGTTCGTCTTTATCATCTTCATCGTCCACGAAAATCCCCACGCCGAGGCCGCATGAAAGTCCGACGTTACCGcctccccctccaccaccacctggGCCTGGACTCCACCCGCCACTCGGAGTGCCACCCGGCAGCCCTCCTATGGTGATGACTCCTCGTGGCCCGATGCCACTTCCCCTCTTTATGGAGCACCAAATGATGCAGCAAATGCGCCCTCCATTCCTTCGGCCTCCTGGCCCCAACAGCCCGCTCCCTAATCCCATGATACCTGGCATTGGgccaccccctcctcctcctcgaaCCCTGGGCCCCCCGTCGAGCCCAATGCATCGCCCCCTTCTCTCACCCCACATTCACCCTACCTCCACTCCTACCCTTGCAGGTAACCCACCTGGAATGATGCCCCCTCATCCGGGTACTCACATTCCCGGACTGCCCTTCCCTCCTGTTAACATCATGCCAGCTGGGCCCATTCCAGTGCCACCAATGATGAACTTTGGCATGCCGTCACTTGCGCCCCTTGTGCCCCCTCCAATGCTCTTAGTGCCGTATCCAGTAATTGTGCCGTTACCGGTGCCAATACCCATCCCAGTTCCCATCCCGGTCGGTCCAAAGGCATCGGGAGATCGTCCGGGGAACGACGGGATGCTTCCGGAGGTGTCAGGTGAGCACAGCAACTCGCAGGACTTGCCTTTCTCCCCTGATTTGTCCAGAGGAGGAGACAGCGGAGTTCATAAGCAGGGTCCCTCAAGCTCGGACGTGCTTTCTCCGGGGGTATCCGGTCAGACAGAACGGGGCAGGACAAGCATGATGGATCTCGCTGTTAAAACCGAAAGCCCCGGAAGCGGAAGTTCCACTTTGTCAAATTCAGGATCTCCTACAGACACACCAGCAAATGGAATCATTGATTTAACGACAAATCGTCGCTCCAGACAGCAGCAGGTCATCCAGAGGGCCGTGCCATGTGTGCAAGTGAAGCCAGAGCCTGACTTGACTCCACTCGCAGGGCAAGCTGTGTCACAACTGAGCGATTGCGAAGCGAATGAGAGAGACTCTGACAGCACGGGGCCAATAGAGAACttgcacagagacagagacagcgaGCCTAACAGCCCAATGAACACTGTCGTGCTGCCGTGTGCTGACCCTTCCTTCTGCAGTGCCACGCCCCCGCTGCCTCAGCTGGGTACATGCACCCTTTCTGCTCCCACagccagcatctccacaacaaAAACAGAGCCAGGAAGCGCCACACCTTGTAATGTCATTGTCAATGGGGGTTGCAGCATGCAGCTGCTGGAGCCCACCGTCCGGAGCCCACCTCTGGAACAGCGCCCCCCTGTGGAACCATGCCGCAGGACAACCACAGTCTGCAACgagccagcagagggagaggaCCTGAAGGAAAACAGCTGTACGGCCATTGAGAGGGACACAGCAGGTAAGAGAGCCTTGTCCGAGCAGGCCAATGCTCCGGGAGGCGCAGGAGACGAGAAGTCCCAAGAGGCAGAGGACGCGGCGTCTGGAGCTGACCACGCCTACGCTCTGCCACTTATGCCCAAACCAGGCTGTGTCATTCAGCCTGTGCCTAAACCAGCAGAGAAGACGGCAGGCATCCTGCCATGCGGCCTGACTGCTCCTTTAGCAGCAGCGGGAGCGGCAGAGCTGGAGCCCCCGCTGAAGAGGAGGTGCCTGCGCATTCGCAATCAGAACAagtga
- the sobpa gene encoding sine oculis-binding protein homolog A isoform X2, which produces MAEMEKEGRPPESKRSRKPAHPVKREINAEMKSFAENTMNELLGWYGYDKVELRDSDDIEIRNYPDGELRQHISVLKENSLPKASASENSGSPPHANSSSSTPTPRNGVAAETAANPSSSTTVAKEQGGLPIIVPLIPPPLIKPPAEEDLSNVQIMCAWCQKVGVKRYSLSMGSELKSFCSEKCFAACRRAYFKRNKLGYVRNCNAREEEASTQHSLSKDTPRLVLKTNSDALVCDWCKHIRHTKEYLDFGSGERRLQFCSAKCLNQYKMDIFYKETQAALPAGLCNPVHPAGEGKSEGSPGVQLLTPESWSAPLSELRARKAPSPGGATSGVGHSGSASGSPSEHGPMCSSLSSSSSTKIPTPRPHESPTLPPPPPPPPGPGLHPPLGVPPGSPPMVMTPRGPMPLPLFMEHQMMQQMRPPFLRPPGPNSPLPNPMIPGIGPPPPPPRTLGPPSSPMHRPLLSPHIHPTSTPTLAGNPPGMMPPHPGTHIPGLPFPPVNIMPAGPIPVPPMMNFGMPSLAPLVPPPMLLVPYPVIVPLPVPIPIPVPIPVGPKASGDRPGNDGMLPEVSGEHSNSQDLPFSPDLSRGGDSGVHKQGPSSSDVLSPGVSGQTERGRTSMMDLAVKTESPGSGSSTLSNSGSPTDTPANGIIDLTTNRRSRQQQVIQRAVPCVQVKPEPDLTPLAGQAVSQLSDCEANERDSDSTGPIENLHRDRDSEPNSPMNTVVLPCADPSFCSATPPLPQLGTCTLSAPTASISTTKTEPGSATPCNVIVNGGCSMQLLEPTVRSPPLEQRPPVEPCRRTTTVCNEPAEGEDLKENSCTAIERDTAGKRALSEQANAPGGAGDEKSQEAEDAASGADHAYALPLMPKPGCVIQPVPKPAEKTAGILPCGLTAPLAAAGAAELEPPLKRRCLRIRNQNK; this is translated from the exons AGCTTTGCTGAGAACACGATGAACGAGCTGCTGGGTTGGTACGGCTACGACAAGGTGGAGCTACGAGACTCGGACGACATTGAGATACGCAACTATCCCGATGGAGAACTCCGACAGCACATCTCTGTGCTGAAAG AAAACTCTTTGCCAAAAGCGTCTGCGTCCGAAAACAGCGGTTCCCCTCCTCACGCCaacagctccagctccacccCCACACCCCGGAACGGCGTTGCCGCGGAAACGGCTGCTAACCCCTCCTCCTCGACGACAGTTGCCAAGGAGCAAGGGGGCTTGCCAATCATAGTGCCCCTGATCCCACCCCCTCTCATCAAACCACCAGCAG AGGAGGACCTGTCCAACGTTCAGATCATGTGTGCTTGGTGTCAGAAGGTCGGAGTGAAGCGCTATTCCCTCAGCATGGGCTCCGAGCTGAAGAGCTTCTGCAGTGAGAAGTGCTTCGCAGCGTGCCGTCGCGCCTACTTCAAACGCAACAAG CTGGGATATGTAAGGAATTGCAAT GCCAGAGAGGAGGAGGCCTCTACGCAGCACAGCTTGTCCAAAGACACGCCCAGACTTGTCCTCAAGACAAACAGCGATGCGCTT GTGTGTGACTGGTGCAAGCACATCCGCCACACTAAGGAGTACCTGGACTTCGGGTCAGGCGAGAGACGCCTGCAGTTCTGCAGCGCAAAGTGTCTGAACCAGTACAAGATGGACATCTTCTACAAAGAGACCCAGGCAGCCCTGCCAGCTGGGCTGTGCAACCCCGTTCATCCGGCTGGGGAGGGTAAGTCAGAGGGAAGCCCCGGGGTGCAGCTTCTTACCCCGGAGTCTTGGAGCGCTCCTCTGAGTGAGCTGCGTGCCCGCAAGGCTCCCTCACCAGGGGGCGCCACGTCCGGGGTCGGGCACTCTGGGTCAGCATCGGGATCGCCTTCTGAGCATGGACCCATGTGTTCGTCTTTATCATCTTCATCGTCCACGAAAATCCCCACGCCGAGGCCGCATGAAAGTCCGACGTTACCGcctccccctccaccaccacctggGCCTGGACTCCACCCGCCACTCGGAGTGCCACCCGGCAGCCCTCCTATGGTGATGACTCCTCGTGGCCCGATGCCACTTCCCCTCTTTATGGAGCACCAAATGATGCAGCAAATGCGCCCTCCATTCCTTCGGCCTCCTGGCCCCAACAGCCCGCTCCCTAATCCCATGATACCTGGCATTGGgccaccccctcctcctcctcgaaCCCTGGGCCCCCCGTCGAGCCCAATGCATCGCCCCCTTCTCTCACCCCACATTCACCCTACCTCCACTCCTACCCTTGCAGGTAACCCACCTGGAATGATGCCCCCTCATCCGGGTACTCACATTCCCGGACTGCCCTTCCCTCCTGTTAACATCATGCCAGCTGGGCCCATTCCAGTGCCACCAATGATGAACTTTGGCATGCCGTCACTTGCGCCCCTTGTGCCCCCTCCAATGCTCTTAGTGCCGTATCCAGTAATTGTGCCGTTACCGGTGCCAATACCCATCCCAGTTCCCATCCCGGTCGGTCCAAAGGCATCGGGAGATCGTCCGGGGAACGACGGGATGCTTCCGGAGGTGTCAGGTGAGCACAGCAACTCGCAGGACTTGCCTTTCTCCCCTGATTTGTCCAGAGGAGGAGACAGCGGAGTTCATAAGCAGGGTCCCTCAAGCTCGGACGTGCTTTCTCCGGGGGTATCCGGTCAGACAGAACGGGGCAGGACAAGCATGATGGATCTCGCTGTTAAAACCGAAAGCCCCGGAAGCGGAAGTTCCACTTTGTCAAATTCAGGATCTCCTACAGACACACCAGCAAATGGAATCATTGATTTAACGACAAATCGTCGCTCCAGACAGCAGCAGGTCATCCAGAGGGCCGTGCCATGTGTGCAAGTGAAGCCAGAGCCTGACTTGACTCCACTCGCAGGGCAAGCTGTGTCACAACTGAGCGATTGCGAAGCGAATGAGAGAGACTCTGACAGCACGGGGCCAATAGAGAACttgcacagagacagagacagcgaGCCTAACAGCCCAATGAACACTGTCGTGCTGCCGTGTGCTGACCCTTCCTTCTGCAGTGCCACGCCCCCGCTGCCTCAGCTGGGTACATGCACCCTTTCTGCTCCCACagccagcatctccacaacaaAAACAGAGCCAGGAAGCGCCACACCTTGTAATGTCATTGTCAATGGGGGTTGCAGCATGCAGCTGCTGGAGCCCACCGTCCGGAGCCCACCTCTGGAACAGCGCCCCCCTGTGGAACCATGCCGCAGGACAACCACAGTCTGCAACgagccagcagagggagaggaCCTGAAGGAAAACAGCTGTACGGCCATTGAGAGGGACACAGCAGGTAAGAGAGCCTTGTCCGAGCAGGCCAATGCTCCGGGAGGCGCAGGAGACGAGAAGTCCCAAGAGGCAGAGGACGCGGCGTCTGGAGCTGACCACGCCTACGCTCTGCCACTTATGCCCAAACCAGGCTGTGTCATTCAGCCTGTGCCTAAACCAGCAGAGAAGACGGCAGGCATCCTGCCATGCGGCCTGACTGCTCCTTTAGCAGCAGCGGGAGCGGCAGAGCTGGAGCCCCCGCTGAAGAGGAGGTGCCTGCGCATTCGCAATCAGAACAagtga